The proteins below come from a single Aegilops tauschii subsp. strangulata cultivar AL8/78 chromosome 6, Aet v6.0, whole genome shotgun sequence genomic window:
- the LOC109745872 gene encoding nucleoid-associated protein At4g30620, chloroplastic, with amino-acid sequence MASSTALSPVAFKSSFSPLPSRPARTRINVQGAFCLPCSTWKRANNRSFRVYSLFGGKKEKDENGDEAPSKGGIFGNIGNMQNLYETVKKAQMVVQVEAVRVQKELAATEIEGYCEGELIKVTLSGNQQPINVEITEAAMELGAEKVSELVNEAYKDAHQRSVQAMKERMADLAQSIGMPAGLGDGLK; translated from the exons ATGGCTTCCTCCACTGCTCTCTCCCCGGTGGCCTTCAAGTCCTCCTTCTCGCCGCTCCCCTCCAGACCAGCTC GTACTAGGATAAATGTACAAGGCGCATTCTGTTTGCCATGTTCCACTTGGAAAAGAGCTAATAATAGATCGTTCCGGGTATACAGTTTATTTGGAGGAAAGAAGGAGAAAGATGAGAATGGTGACGAGGCACCATCAAAG GGAGGAATCTTTGGAAACATTGGAAATATGCAAAACCTTTATGAAACTGTGAAGAAGGCCCAAATGGTTGTCCAAGTGGAGGCTGTGCGGGTGCAAAAGGAGCTTGCAGC GACTGAGATTGAGGGTTATTGTGAAGGCGAACTAATCAAG GTTACACTATCTGGGAACCAACAACCTATAAATGTTGAAATCACGGAAGCTGCAATGGAGTTGGGTGCTGAA AAAGTCTCCGAGCTGGTCAATGAAGCCTACAAGGATGCACACCAGAGGAGCGTCCAG GCAATGAAGGAAAGGATGGCTGATCTAGCGCAGAGCATAGGAATGCCTGCAGGGCTCGGCGACGGTCTCAAGTGA